GTTCTATAAAATACATTATCTGGATACGACCACCTTGATAGAGCCTGCACCAAGGTAAGCgcttcatttagttttgacactGGCACATCAATCCTTGTGTACTTCCCCTCCCCTAATTTGCTGGTTAACATGCATTCATAGGTTAAGAGGTAAGAGCCTAGATTAAGAGTAGTCCGTTGAACCTAGATGCAATTCCCTTTGATTTCCTTGCTGAATTGAGTCACAACATACAGAGAAATTCAGTAATTTCCATGAAAGATATCGGGAAGAAAACTGTAAGTGCACGTTAAGGAGTGGATTGAATATATCACAATAGTTGCCTAGTAAAAATGGATTTCAGTCATTTAGACTGTTTATTAAAAAGTGTTATTCATTTGTGTTGCTTATGATTCTGAAGCCCTGCTTCTGATGTTCAAAAATGTTTCTCCAACTACAGGTACCCCAGTACCCCTCTAACCACCGGTCCCATTCAGCCGGCTGGGGGACTTGGAGATGAGAACCAGGAGTATGTGCGGACTCTTTATGACTTCACTGGTAGCGATGCTGAAGATCTTCCTTTCAAGAAGGGTGAAGTCCTGATTATTCTGGACAAGCCTGAGGAGCAATGGTGGAGTGCCAAGAACAAGGATGGCAGAATAGGCATGATTCCTGTTCCCTATGTAGATAAGCTGATGAGGCCTTCACCTCACCTTAGTCAGCCTGGTCATGGTTCCCGCAATTCAAATAGCTATGGCATCCCAGAGCCTGCACACGCCTATGCCCAGCCTCAGACTCCATCTCCCCTTCCCCCTGTTACACCCGGCGCTGTCATCAACCCACTGCCTTCCATGCAGAATGGGCctgtcatggcaaaggctatcCAAAAACGAGTGCCCTGTGCATATGACAAGACTGCCTTAGCACTAGAGGTAGGTCCTTGCCTTTATGCCTTTTGAcactgaaaaataatgcaaatatacTTTAAAGTGACCATTTGATTTTTGtgacaaaatgttaattaaaGAATGGCTACAAATTATTGTTAAATGTCACTAAACTACTGTTTATAAGACTGTACTACTGTAGATAAAAATAAGATTAGATAAAGTTGTGGCTTGTTAGGGTAGTACCCTCTTTCCTTATAGGCAGGCCTGTATGGAATCTGGGTTCTCATACTTTATTTTTGCAAGGGCAGGGAGATTTACAGTCGGTGacaaacttttattaaataatcattCATTAGTTAAAgttcttacatttaaattattactaaacatgtttagcaaacgttttgcagagactgGTTTTCAAAACACACTAACTCAAAATTGTAACATCGTAACAATTGCATTGCAGCGTCGTATTTTAGTTTGGTTACTTAGAGACAAATCTGACAATCAATGcacccctcaaaatcacaacgtaatcaatctcaaaataaaaaataagcgcCCTCTTTGAcatgtgtttagttgtcaggtaattgtcactgaatttcgaattaagcaaaaagtcacatcatgcgcaATCACCATCGATCATCGTTTACATTTCGTCTTGTTAAAATATGGATAACCATCAAAAGCATGATGCATTTGGCATCAAATGTgctcaaatgaataaatgagaaTATCAAGAATTCTattgtttccttttttctttttttttgatcATGTATGATATTGGCAACCTTTTGTCAAATTACAACCCATGTTGCTTTCTATTCATTGTTTTATAGTAATACAAGATGCAGTGCCGACTGCCAtagacatttaaaggaatattccgggttcaaaacaagttaagctcaattgacagcatttgtagcataatgttgattacaataaaaaaattaatttgacttgcctcttatttatttattttatccccttttttccaaatttggaatgcccaattcccactagtt
The Xyrauchen texanus isolate HMW12.3.18 chromosome 34, RBS_HiC_50CHRs, whole genome shotgun sequence DNA segment above includes these coding regions:
- the LOC127628048 gene encoding crk-like protein, producing MSSARFDSSDRACWYFGQVSRQEAQNRLQGQRHGMFLVRDSSTCPGDYVLSVSENSKVSHYIINSLPNKRFKIGDQEFDNLPALLEFYKIHYLDTTTLIEPAPRYPSTPLTTGPIQPAGGLGDENQEYVRTLYDFTGSDAEDLPFKKGEVLIILDKPEEQWWSAKNKDGRIGMIPVPYVDKLMRPSPHLSQPGHGSRNSNSYGIPEPAHAYAQPQTPSPLPPVTPGAVINPLPSMQNGPVMAKAIQKRVPCAYDKTALALEVGDIVKVTRMNISGQWEGEVNGRRGSFPFTHVKILDPQNPDENE